The Clostridia bacterium genome has a segment encoding these proteins:
- a CDS encoding alpha/beta hydrolase — MKKKWIILLMIIACLLSLALSACNQTDAKKQGDSTPTAQQVAEAAVAAKTEALPDYNFAEGNENSEAVAAREGDADAYLVGQADGAQKLVYVYQDISYDQNSSYRYIDVYMPNAKEKLAPETPVFLYLHGGGWVAGSRKDERKTLMPYIASTGMVVVSMEYALWFGLNQQESTPLGVYSWEQMGVMEIINTVLKNEHPVSVADQQADITACLTFLRDTYLPSLGLTATNIGIGGYSAGGHLSSLYAYKNADKSPMPIAYLMDLVGPVKLLDENYKRLLDMLTGHVEDAPEAAADVLKFVSPLLEDLAAPLAGILGEEEPVNISTEEGYQHALASIAALQPIDYLNENSVPTIICYARQHDDMPIIEVLFECEVDDFIPITIYQSISAKLDETGIVHEDKMFDNATHNTIGKNQDSCKWMAARVSAYASLYGTYAKAQ, encoded by the coding sequence ATGAAAAAGAAATGGATAATCCTTTTGATGATAATCGCGTGTCTATTAAGCCTCGCCTTGTCGGCGTGCAACCAAACGGACGCCAAAAAACAAGGTGATTCCACGCCGACTGCGCAGCAGGTAGCCGAAGCGGCGGTGGCGGCCAAGACCGAAGCGTTGCCCGACTACAACTTCGCGGAGGGCAATGAAAACAGCGAAGCGGTGGCGGCGCGCGAAGGCGACGCCGACGCCTATCTCGTCGGCCAAGCCGACGGCGCTCAAAAGTTGGTGTACGTCTATCAAGATATATCTTACGACCAAAACAGCAGCTATCGCTATATCGACGTGTATATGCCCAACGCCAAAGAGAAACTTGCGCCCGAAACCCCCGTGTTTTTGTATCTGCACGGCGGCGGCTGGGTGGCGGGTAGCCGCAAAGACGAGCGCAAAACGCTTATGCCGTATATCGCTTCTACGGGTATGGTTGTCGTCAGTATGGAGTACGCTTTGTGGTTCGGGCTCAATCAGCAGGAGTCCACGCCCTTGGGCGTCTACAGTTGGGAGCAGATGGGCGTGATGGAGATCATCAACACCGTGTTGAAAAACGAGCACCCCGTGTCGGTGGCCGATCAACAGGCGGATATCACGGCGTGCCTGACCTTCCTGCGGGATACCTATTTGCCCTCGCTGGGGCTCACCGCCACCAATATCGGCATCGGCGGCTATTCGGCGGGCGGTCACCTGTCGAGCTTGTACGCCTACAAAAACGCGGACAAATCGCCCATGCCCATCGCCTATTTGATGGATCTGGTGGGGCCCGTCAAGTTGCTCGACGAGAACTACAAGCGCCTATTGGATATGCTCACCGGTCACGTCGAAGACGCCCCCGAAGCGGCCGCCGACGTTTTGAAGTTCGTTTCGCCGTTGTTGGAAGATTTGGCGGCACCTTTGGCGGGTATTTTGGGTGAAGAGGAGCCCGTGAACATTTCTACCGAGGAGGGCTATCAACACGCCCTCGCGAGCATCGCCGCCTTGCAGCCCATCGATTACCTCAACGAAAACAGCGTGCCCACCATCATTTGCTACGCGCGCCAACACGACGATATGCCCATCATCGAGGTGCTCTTCGAATGCGAAGTGGACGATTTTATTCCCATCACCATCTATCAATCCATCTCGGCCAAGTTGGACGAGACGGGCATCGTGCACGAGGATAAGATGTTCGACAACGCCACGCACAACACCATCGGCAAGAATCAAGACTCCTGCAAGTGGATGGCGGCGCGCGTGTCGGCCTACGCCTCTCTCTACGGCACGTACGCCAAGGCGCAATAG